A single region of the Raphanus sativus cultivar WK10039 chromosome 1, ASM80110v3, whole genome shotgun sequence genome encodes:
- the LOC108813619 gene encoding eukaryotic translation initiation factor 2 subunit gamma, whose product MARNKGLAEQDVSKLDVTVLDPLTPEVISRQATINIGTIGHVAHGKSTVVKAISGVQTVRFKNELERNITIKLGYANAKIYKCEDDKCPRPMCYKAYGSGKEDSPNCDVPGFENSKMKLLRHVSFVDCPGHDILMATMLNGAAIMDGALLLIAANETCPQPQTSEHLAAVEIMQLKHIIILQNKIDLIQENVAINQHEAIQKFIMNTVADGAPIVPVSAQLKYNIDVVCEYIVKKIPIPKRNFVSPPNMIVIRSFDVNKPGFEVDEIKGGVAGGSILRGVLKVNQLIEIRPGIVVKDERGNPKCTPIYSRIISLYAEQNELQYAVPGGLIGVGTTMDPTLTRADRLVGQVLGEIGSLPDVFVELEVNFFLLRRLLGVRTKGSEKQGKVSKLTKGEILMLNIGSMSTGAKVVGVKNDLAKLQLTAPVCTSKGEKVALSRRVEKHWRLIGWGQIQAGTTIDVPPSPF is encoded by the exons ATGGCGCGAAACAAGGGATTGGCGGAGCAAGATGTTAGTAAATTGGATGTGACTGTGCTGGATCCTTTGACTCCTGAGGTCATTTCTCGCCAGGCTACTATCAATATTG GAACCATTGGGCATGTTGCTCACGGAAAGTCTACTGTTGTCAAAGCTATTTCTGGTGTGCAG ACTGTCCGTTTTAAGAATGAATTAGAGCGTAACATCACCATTAAGCTTGGTTATGCGAATGCCAAGATTTACAAATGCGAGGATGATAAATGCCCTAGACCAATGTGCTACAA GGCATATGGAAGTGGAAAGGAAGACAGTCCAAATTGTGATGTCCCTGGATTTGAGAACTCTAAGATGAAACTGTTGAGGCATGTGTCGTTCGTGGATTGCCCG GGACACGATATTCTCATGGCGACAATGCTCAACGGAGCAGCTATCATGGATGGTGCGCTTCTTCTGATCGCTGCAAATGAGACCTGTCCGCAACCACAGACTTCTGAACATCTTGCTGCTGTTGAGATTATGCAACTGAAGCATATCATAATCCTCCAGAACAAGATTGATCTTATTCAAGAGAACGTTGCCATTAACCAGCACGAGGCCATTCAgaaatttataatg AACACTGTCGCCGATGGTGCGCCCATTGTCCCCGTCTCAGCACAACTGAAATACAACATCGATGTTGTATGCGAGTACATTGTCAAGAAGATCCCAATCCCTAAGAGGAATTTCGTGTCACCACCAAATATGATCGTGATTCGGTCTTTTGATGTCAACAAACCTGGGTTCGAAGTTGATGAGATTAAAGGTGGAGTTGCAGGTGGAAGTATCCTCCGg GGTGTTTTGAAAGTCAACCAGTTAATCGAGATCCGACCCGGAATTGTTGTGAAAGACGAGCGTGGCAACCCAAAATGCACTCCAATCTACTCTCGCATTATTTCACTCTACGCAGAACAGAACGAGCTTCAGTATGCAGTTCCTGGAGGTCTAATTGGAGTTGGAACAACAATGGACCCAACACTCACTCGTGCTGATCGATTGGTTGGTCAAGTCCTCGGTGAAATCGGTTCCCTTCCTGATGTCTTTGTTGAACTCGAG gTGAACTTCTTTCTACTACGGCGTCTGTTGGGAGTGAGAACAAAGGGATCCGAGAAGCAAGGGAAAGTGTCGAAGCTAACAAAGGGAGAGATTCTGATGCTCAACATCGGTTCCATGTCGACTGGTGCCAAAGTTGTTGGAGTTAAGAACGATCTGGCCAAGTTGCAACTCACCGCGCCGGTTTGCACCAGCAAAGGAGAGAAAGTGGCACTGAGCCGACGTGTGGAAAAGCATTGGCGTTTGATTGGATGGGGTCAGATTCAAGCTGGAACCACCATTGATGTTCCTCCTTCACCTTTCTAA
- the LOC130508366 gene encoding uncharacterized protein LOC130508366 codes for MVRQRMLTAHYREIFGEPGSQLDPPGSSSGAGGSGSSDQESVPETQHFFPPIPPPMAQPQPMAQPMAQPMAQPMAQPMVPPMAPPEIPAAVHPDLMVPPTVPFSQYTVEDILGMPGRAGLPIIDPDRPDGTLWFGVDNSLATDVTETIKGYFSMAHPNWKLTPIYIRKTWFKIYAQKYHWSIGVSERVRKAFYEKAQVRLSDTVCNWKGAWIVKGYTRGKPAELTTDVWDGLIRYWKDPNSIRIANICAAARNTVDEHGNGPMLHSTGQKPHAGVRLKMAKELGRLPTLPELYERTHKNKAGQFLDGKSEQIYNNVIARVEERQTQLTQQSGDGLPVTLSTTEVDKIYEEVVPKKKGRTLGIGSVNDVPRATSSYAQRQTEEVTQLRSELGATKSRVSGLEAFIDVIASTNPEWEALLRNMKQQNPIPGESSGTHNEEDVTRRSEEFYEAMNEP; via the exons atg gttcgccagcgcatgcttactgctcactacagggagatattcggtgagcctggtagtcagttagacccgccaggttcttcttcaggtgccggcggttcaggttcttcagatcaggagtctgttcccgagactcagcatttcttccctccgattcctcctccgatggctcagcctcagccgatggctcagccgatggctcagccgatggctcagccgatggctcaacCGATGgttcctccgatggctcctcctgagatccccgccgctgttcatcccgatctcatggtgccacctactgttccgttctcgcagtacactgtcgaggatattcttggtatgccaggcagagctggtttaccaatcatagaccccgacagacccgacgggactttatg gtttggggttgacaattcccttgcgacagatgtaaccgagacgattaaaggttacttctccatggcgcatccaaactggaaattgacgccgatctacatccgaaagacgtggttcaagatttacgct caaaagtatcattggtccatcggggtcagtgagagagtgaggaaggcgttttacgaaaaggcgcaagttcgcttgtcggacacggtttgcaactggaagggtgcctggatcgtcaaggggtacacccgtggcaaacccgctgagcttaccacggatgtttgggacggcctcatccgttactggaaggatcctaactccattaggatcgcaaacatttgtgctgccgcccgtaacacggtagacgagcacggtaacggcccgatgctacactctacgggccaaaaaccacatgccggtgtccgtttgaaaatg gccaaagagttgggacgtctcccgactcttccggaactttacgagcggacccacaaaaacaaggcgggccagtttttagatggcaagtccgagcaaatctacaacaacgtaattgctcgggttgaggagcgccagactcagctgacccagcagtccggcgacggattaccagttaccttatccacaactgaagtggataagatttacgaggag gttgtccctaagaaaaagggacgtacgttggggatcggttccgtcaatgatgtcccgagagcgacatcatcttatgctcagagacagaccgaagaagtcactcagttgcgttccgagctgggcgcgaccaaaagccgtgtgagtggactcgaagccttcatcgacgttatagcgtccacaaatccggaatgggaagctttgttgaggaacatgaaacaacaaaatcccattccaggcgagtcatcgggcacacataacgaggaggatgttacgaggaggagcgaggaattctacgaggcgatgaacgagccttag
- the LOC130508368 gene encoding auxin-responsive protein IAA3-like translates to MNLSSIKQLASTKPHFIFTINFSITNSFPYFSSVKMDEFVNLEATELRLGLPGTDNVCEGRERVSCSKRALQGAAENETESSTMKTETSPPRKAQIVGWPPVRSFRKNIVQTKKNESESEGGRGLYVKVSMDGAPYLRKIDLSCYKGYSELLKALEMMFNFSAGEYFEREGYNGSEFVPTYEDKDGDWMLIGDVPWEMFVCTCKRLRIMKGSEAKGFGCDV, encoded by the exons ATGAATCTATCTTCTATAAAACAACTCGCTTCCACGAAGCCTCACTTCATCTTCACTATCAACTTCTCTATAACCAATAGCTTTCCTTACTTCTCCAGTGTGAAAATGGATGAGTTTGTTAACCTAGAGGCAACCGAGCTGAGGCTGGGATTACCAGGAACAGACAATGTATGTGAAGGAAGAGAAAGAGTCTCTTGCAGTAAAAGAGCATTACAAGGTGCAGCTGAGAATGAGACTGAATCATCAACGATGAAAACGGAAACGTCCCCTCCACGCAA GGCTCAGATTGTTGGATGGCCACCAGTTAGGTCTTTCAGGAAGAACATCGTTCAAACAAAGAAGAACGAATCTGAGAGTGAGGGTGGTCGAGGACTCTATGTGAAAGTAAGTATGGATGGTGCACCATACTTGAGGAAAATAGATTTGAGTTGTTACAAAGGATACTCAGAGTTACTAAAAGCTTTAGAGATGATGTTCAATTTCTCGGCGGGAGAGTATTTTGAGAGAGAAGGATATAATGGTTCAGAGTTTGTGCCTACTTATGAAGATAAAGATGGTGACTGGATGCTCATTGGAGATGTTCCATGGGA GATGTTTGTATGCACTTGCAAAAGACTGAGGATCATGAAAGGATCAGAAGCCAAAGGCTTCGGATGTGATGTATGA